The Borrelia hispanica CRI genome has a window encoding:
- a CDS encoding zinc ribbon domain-containing protein, with product MRKVNFEVFCERCGERVELDKAICLNCHSKLGDLECPSCGYVGIISAFENGCPRCNYSPFEKQLKKRSMKRGFKRLWNGDSFLRKRFYFGFYVNVMLYLFANFLIILLFVYILFF from the coding sequence TTGAGAAAAGTCAATTTTGAGGTTTTTTGTGAGAGATGTGGTGAGAGAGTTGAACTTGATAAGGCAATATGTTTGAATTGTCATTCTAAGTTAGGCGATCTTGAATGTCCAAGTTGTGGATATGTAGGTATTATTTCTGCATTTGAGAATGGTTGTCCAAGATGTAATTATAGTCCTTTTGAAAAACAGTTAAAAAAACGCTCTATGAAAAGAGGATTTAAAAGACTTTGGAATGGTGATAGCTTTTTAAGGAAAAGATTTTATTTTGGATTTTATGTTAATGTTATGCTTTATTTGTTTGCTAATTTTTTGATAATTTTGCTTTTTGTTTATATTCTTTTTTTCTAA
- the gpmA gene encoding 2,3-diphosphoglycerate-dependent phosphoglycerate mutase: protein MYKLVLVRHGESEWNKENLFTGWTDVKLSEKGVSEALEGGRILKEEGYSFDIAFSSMLVRANDTLNIILCKLGQSYIDVEKSWRLNERHYGALQGLNKAETAEKYGEDKVLIWRRSYDVPPMPLDESDKRHPIHDSRYKNIPKSELPSTECLKDTVARVIPYWTDKIAKSIIEGKRVIVAAHGNSLRALVKYLDSMSEEDILKLNIPTGIPLVYELDKDLKPVKHYYLGDEDKIRAAMESVANQGKKIGR from the coding sequence ATGTATAAGTTAGTTTTAGTGAGGCATGGTGAGAGTGAATGGAATAAAGAAAATCTTTTTACAGGATGGACTGATGTTAAACTTTCTGAGAAGGGTGTTTCTGAAGCTTTAGAGGGTGGTAGAATACTGAAAGAGGAAGGCTATTCTTTTGATATTGCTTTTAGCTCAATGTTAGTAAGAGCTAATGATACTTTAAATATTATTTTATGTAAATTGGGTCAGTCGTATATTGATGTAGAAAAATCTTGGCGACTTAATGAGAGACATTATGGGGCATTGCAAGGATTAAATAAGGCTGAAACGGCTGAAAAGTATGGAGAAGATAAGGTTCTCATTTGGAGACGTAGTTATGATGTTCCTCCTATGCCTTTGGATGAGTCTGATAAGCGTCATCCAATTCATGATTCAAGATATAAAAATATTCCTAAAAGTGAACTTCCTTCAACCGAATGTTTAAAAGATACTGTTGCAAGAGTTATACCATATTGGACAGATAAAATTGCTAAATCTATTATTGAAGGAAAAAGAGTTATTGTTGCTGCTCATGGTAATTCTTTAAGAGCACTTGTTAAATATCTTGATAGTATGAGTGAGGAGGATATTTTAAAGCTCAATATTCCAACGGGTATTCCTTTAGTTTATGAGCTTGATAAAGATTTAAAACCCGTTAAACATTATTATTTAGGTGATGAGGATAAAATTAGGGCAGCTATGGAATCTGTTGCTAATCAAGGTAAAAAAATAGGTAGATAA
- the era gene encoding GTPase Era — MKSGFVSIIGRPSTGKSTLLNSICGYQISITSSKPQTTRNKIKGIFTDKRGQIIFIDTPGFHLSKKNFNIALMNNVYSAITETELIIYVIDIQDQPGIEENEILTIIQKSKINFIVVINKIDIHKTKEKEIMTFLEEKKIQKNKIIKISAEKQINIETMKDKIYENLNEGPLYYPEEYYTDQKINLRISEIIRGVTIKKLKEELPYSIYTEIEILEDRENKFFIKANIIVAGESQKGIIVGKGGKGIKSIGEESRKIISKILEKKCNLFLQVKLRKNWNKNTKLIKNLIN, encoded by the coding sequence ATGAAATCAGGATTTGTATCAATCATAGGTAGACCTTCAACAGGAAAATCTACACTTTTAAATTCAATATGTGGATATCAAATATCAATCACTTCTTCCAAACCACAAACAACTAGAAATAAAATAAAAGGAATATTTACAGACAAAAGAGGACAAATCATTTTTATAGACACACCAGGATTCCATTTAAGCAAAAAAAATTTCAATATAGCATTAATGAATAACGTATACTCTGCAATCACAGAAACAGAATTAATTATCTATGTCATAGACATTCAAGATCAACCTGGAATTGAAGAAAATGAAATATTAACAATCATACAAAAATCCAAAATTAATTTTATAGTGGTCATAAATAAAATTGATATTCACAAAACAAAAGAAAAAGAAATAATGACATTTTTAGAAGAAAAAAAAATACAAAAAAACAAAATTATAAAAATCTCCGCAGAGAAGCAAATAAATATTGAGACAATGAAAGATAAAATTTATGAAAATCTTAATGAAGGACCTCTTTATTATCCAGAAGAATATTATACAGATCAAAAAATAAATCTACGAATTAGTGAAATAATTAGAGGAGTAACTATTAAAAAACTTAAAGAAGAATTACCATATTCTATATACACAGAAATCGAGATCTTAGAAGATAGAGAAAACAAATTTTTTATTAAAGCAAATATTATTGTAGCTGGAGAGAGTCAAAAGGGAATAATAGTTGGCAAAGGAGGAAAAGGAATTAAATCTATTGGTGAAGAATCTAGAAAAATAATATCAAAAATACTTGAAAAAAAATGCAACTTATTCTTACAAGTAAAATTAAGAAAAAATTGGAATAAAAACACTAAATTAATTAAAAATTTGATAAACTAA
- the rpiA gene encoding ribose 5-phosphate isomerase A, translated as MEKQKELISKYAIDNYVTSNMFIGIGTGTTVFYAIKYLSYKIKSGALKNLTFYPTSSDTKCLLAKENIAYESKFTKLNKNIDITIDGADEVLLDKKALIKGGGAAHLMEKVVAYNSHQLLIIADETKIVKKLGEKTLIPIEIAPNSLAFIKAKLEKMNFNPVLRTCKSKAGPLITDNNNYILDIKMNIENPKGTEKYFKLLPGILEIGIFNHQNTKIIYYQNGQIKET; from the coding sequence ATGGAAAAACAAAAAGAATTGATCTCGAAATATGCAATTGATAATTATGTAACAAGCAACATGTTCATCGGAATTGGAACAGGAACAACTGTTTTTTACGCAATTAAATATTTAAGTTACAAAATAAAATCGGGTGCTTTAAAAAATCTCACATTTTATCCAACAAGTAGTGACACAAAATGTTTACTTGCAAAAGAAAATATTGCTTACGAATCTAAATTCACAAAACTTAACAAAAATATAGATATTACAATTGACGGAGCTGACGAGGTTCTATTAGATAAAAAAGCCTTAATTAAAGGTGGTGGTGCAGCTCACTTAATGGAAAAGGTAGTAGCATATAATTCTCATCAGTTATTGATCATTGCAGATGAAACTAAAATAGTAAAAAAATTAGGAGAAAAAACACTAATACCAATAGAAATTGCCCCAAATTCCCTTGCATTTATTAAAGCCAAATTAGAAAAAATGAACTTTAATCCTGTTCTAAGAACATGTAAATCTAAAGCAGGACCACTAATTACTGACAATAATAATTATATCTTAGACATAAAAATGAATATTGAAAATCCTAAAGGAACTGAAAAATATTTTAAATTACTCCCTGGAATACTTGAAATTGGTATTTTTAATCATCAAAATACTAAAATCATATACTATCAAAATGGACAAATTAAAGAAACTTAA
- the lysS gene encoding lysine--tRNA ligase, producing MKTAHWADFYAKKIITEKGEKKQYTVSSGITPSGTVHIGNFREVISVDLVARALQDQGKQVRFIYSWDNYDVFRKVPKNMPDQELLTTYLRQAITRVPDTKTNKSSYARANEIEFEQHLPTVGIEPEFIDQSLKYMSSDYANQMKFALDHKDEIATILNKYRTTQLADDWYPISIFCTKCNRDTTTIKNYNHCYSIEYYCECGNKESLDLRKTWACKLPWRIDWPMRWKYENVDFEPAGKDHHSSGGSFDTAKEIVKIFGGTPPITFQYDFISIKGHGGKISSSSGDVVSLKDVLEIYTPEVTRFLFASTKPNTEFSISFDLDVIKIYEDYDKFERVYYGIDEIQEKKKETFKRIYELSQPKAPDKEIPYQIGFRHLSVICQIFEGDKDKIFTLLNNIKEHQKTKLINKIECAINWIKKFAPEDFKFSLRSTFDNIEVLQDNNKQAVTQLLNFLKKNFNNITEKEIQDEIYNIARKNNIEPPLFFKQLYNILITKDKGPKLAGFIKTIGIEKFEEIVKHYI from the coding sequence ATGAAAACAGCACACTGGGCAGATTTTTATGCAAAAAAAATAATAACAGAAAAAGGTGAAAAAAAACAATACACAGTTTCATCAGGAATTACTCCATCAGGAACCGTTCACATTGGCAATTTTAGAGAAGTAATTTCTGTTGACCTAGTAGCAAGAGCACTACAAGACCAGGGAAAACAAGTAAGATTTATTTATTCATGGGATAACTATGATGTATTTAGAAAAGTACCTAAAAACATGCCTGATCAAGAATTATTAACAACATATTTAAGGCAAGCAATAACAAGAGTTCCTGACACAAAAACTAATAAATCCAGTTATGCAAGAGCAAATGAAATAGAATTTGAACAACATTTACCTACTGTAGGCATTGAACCAGAATTTATAGATCAAAGCTTAAAATATATGTCAAGTGATTATGCAAATCAAATGAAATTTGCACTAGACCATAAAGATGAAATCGCAACAATACTCAACAAATACAGAACAACACAACTTGCAGACGATTGGTATCCTATTAGTATTTTTTGTACCAAATGTAACAGAGATACTACAACAATAAAAAATTATAATCATTGCTATTCTATTGAATACTATTGCGAATGTGGAAACAAAGAATCACTAGACCTAAGAAAAACATGGGCTTGCAAACTTCCATGGAGAATAGATTGGCCAATGCGATGGAAATATGAAAATGTTGATTTTGAACCTGCTGGCAAAGATCACCACAGCAGTGGAGGAAGTTTTGACACAGCAAAAGAAATAGTAAAAATTTTTGGAGGAACTCCTCCCATAACATTTCAATACGATTTTATATCCATTAAAGGACATGGTGGAAAAATATCCTCATCATCTGGAGATGTTGTTTCATTGAAAGATGTCCTTGAAATATATACACCTGAAGTTACAAGATTTTTATTTGCATCAACAAAACCCAATACAGAGTTTTCAATATCATTTGACCTTGATGTAATAAAAATTTATGAAGATTACGATAAATTTGAAAGGGTGTATTATGGAATTGATGAAATTCAAGAAAAGAAAAAAGAAACTTTCAAAAGAATTTATGAACTCTCACAACCAAAAGCACCAGACAAAGAAATTCCTTATCAAATTGGATTTAGACATTTAAGTGTAATATGTCAAATTTTTGAAGGAGACAAAGATAAAATCTTTACACTTTTAAATAATATAAAAGAACATCAAAAAACAAAACTAATAAATAAAATTGAATGTGCCATCAACTGGATTAAAAAATTCGCACCTGAAGATTTTAAATTTTCACTAAGATCAACATTTGATAACATTGAAGTACTTCAAGATAACAATAAACAAGCAGTAACACAATTACTAAACTTCTTAAAAAAAAATTTTAATAATATTACTGAAAAAGAAATTCAAGATGAAATTTATAATATTGCAAGAAAAAACAATATTGAACCACCATTATTCTTTAAACAACTCTACAACATATTAATTACTAAGGACAAAGGCCCAAAATTAGCAGGATTTATTAAAACAATTGGTATTGAAAAATTTGAAGAAATTGTAAAACATTACATTTAA
- a CDS encoding glycosyltransferase family protein, which yields MYFRSNDYSYTVIQSKNSYVQKSTFGISFVILNRGTKIFREDLFEFLSNFDFIREIISIEKQSNRTSLQFISENYDKLKFILLSGDLNSGEKVNLAMKESICSFVFVLQSDMYLLNPFWIPNIFDEIVKKNVLLVGGEFFDKEEEVVPSIFLPTIDKYQRLKVILINSERDYEKTLITMDYCGLYSKEKFIQLGGFDKRIKNEYFQRLDFGLRAIYFGESIHIYRKLRIQYTVLNVPEDLTKNKSFLIFLLKNYVPIFIGNGVKFSFLRFIRLCLRYGVNPFRFGREFKEIKYETIKNSLRFKGDLKSAIELWENNIID from the coding sequence ATGTATTTTAGGAGTAATGATTATTCTTATACAGTTATTCAGTCTAAAAATAGTTATGTACAAAAGTCAACTTTTGGAATATCTTTTGTCATTTTAAATAGAGGCACAAAAATTTTTAGGGAGGATTTATTTGAATTCCTTTCTAATTTTGACTTCATTAGAGAAATTATTTCTATTGAAAAACAAAGTAATAGGACTTCTCTTCAGTTTATTTCAGAGAATTATGATAAATTGAAGTTTATTTTACTTTCTGGAGATTTAAATTCTGGAGAGAAAGTTAATTTAGCTATGAAAGAGTCCATTTGTAGTTTTGTTTTTGTATTGCAAAGTGATATGTATTTGTTAAATCCTTTTTGGATTCCTAATATATTTGATGAAATTGTTAAAAAAAATGTACTTCTTGTTGGTGGTGAATTTTTTGATAAAGAAGAAGAAGTTGTTCCATCAATTTTTCTGCCCACTATTGATAAATATCAAAGATTAAAAGTAATTTTAATAAATTCTGAACGGGATTATGAGAAAACTTTAATTACTATGGATTATTGTGGTCTTTATTCTAAGGAGAAGTTTATTCAGTTAGGAGGTTTTGATAAAAGGATCAAAAACGAATATTTTCAAAGATTAGATTTTGGACTTAGAGCTATTTATTTTGGAGAGAGTATTCATATTTATAGAAAATTACGTATACAATATACAGTTTTAAATGTTCCAGAAGATTTAACTAAAAATAAAAGTTTTTTGATATTTTTACTTAAAAATTATGTTCCTATTTTTATTGGAAATGGAGTAAAATTTTCATTTTTACGATTTATAAGATTATGCTTAAGATATGGTGTTAATCCTTTTAGGTTTGGCAGAGAATTTAAAGAAATTAAATATGAAACCATCAAAAATAGCTTAAGGTTTAAAGGTGATTTAAAGAGTGCAATTGAACTTTGGGAAAATAATATTATTGATTAA
- a CDS encoding DUF192 domain-containing protein, with protein sequence MNLKILFALICCVSCVRHIYDKEIIINDTKFFVTLAIDEVTRAKGYMGTRHIDINNGMLFIFNKEKNLSFWMRDTSIPLEIAYINAAGIIKEIYSLIPFSEVSVNSKYKVKYALEVPEGTFSKFKIKVGDRVKFNFDVNSLNVE encoded by the coding sequence TTGAACCTGAAAATTTTGTTTGCATTAATTTGTTGTGTCTCTTGTGTTAGGCATATATATGATAAAGAAATCATTATTAATGATACTAAGTTTTTTGTTACGCTTGCAATTGATGAGGTTACTAGAGCTAAAGGTTATATGGGAACTAGACATATCGATATAAATAATGGCATGCTTTTTATTTTTAATAAGGAAAAAAATTTATCTTTTTGGATGAGGGATACTTCTATACCACTTGAAATTGCTTATATTAATGCTGCAGGTATTATTAAAGAGATTTATAGTTTAATTCCTTTCTCAGAAGTGAGTGTCAATTCTAAATATAAGGTGAAATATGCTCTTGAGGTTCCAGAGGGTACTTTTTCTAAATTTAAAATTAAAGTGGGTGATAGGGTCAAATTTAATTTTGATGTTAATTCTTTAAATGTAGAGTAA
- the psgB gene encoding HemN-related non-iron pseudo-SAM protein PsgB, translating to MKEISIYIDFGKCFSYIFYEKVLRELSYYLEVLGFPKVKTLYIKYNDLRLVDVFELESFLTSLSEKLNFVDLDEFTFELHSGNITTSVLTVLDNFFVSRISLDVKSFSSKFLEKIGIFGVSIDKVNAAIENIHQFNFDLNIDFDINILYHNKTNLKSDLVKIISYAPEHISLSEILIDKSNCIVDSISDAYSNYDDIRGEDLWFYAFDFLESNGYLNYEISNFALKGYESKHNLRYWELSPYLGLGLQAVSLLFVSENNGLRAVIRKDDNFLYGIESSATFENLSDLDFFIYHFITNLGTKRGLDISILKRRFIYHQEDFYKFIDYLLSLNKSVILSNDILYLEQCERFKLNFYLRLIEEYLIVNSFKVSFKFL from the coding sequence TGGGATTTCCAAAAGTTAAGACTCTTTATATTAAATATAATGATTTAAGATTGGTTGATGTTTTTGAATTAGAATCTTTTTTAACATCTTTGTCTGAAAAGTTGAATTTTGTTGATTTGGATGAATTTACTTTTGAATTGCATTCTGGAAATATTACAACGTCTGTTTTAACAGTTCTAGATAATTTTTTTGTCAGTAGAATTAGTCTTGACGTCAAAAGTTTTTCTTCAAAATTCTTAGAAAAGATAGGTATTTTTGGAGTATCTATTGATAAAGTTAATGCTGCTATTGAAAATATTCATCAATTTAATTTTGATTTGAATATTGATTTTGATATTAATATTTTGTATCACAACAAAACAAATCTTAAGAGTGATTTAGTAAAAATAATATCATATGCTCCTGAACATATTTCTCTTTCAGAAATTTTGATTGATAAGAGTAATTGTATTGTTGATTCTATTAGTGATGCTTATAGTAATTATGATGATATTAGGGGTGAAGATTTATGGTTTTATGCTTTTGATTTTTTGGAGTCTAATGGTTATTTAAATTATGAAATTTCAAATTTTGCCTTAAAAGGATATGAGAGTAAACATAATTTGCGATATTGGGAACTCAGTCCATATTTAGGCCTTGGCTTACAAGCTGTTAGTTTGCTTTTTGTTTCTGAGAATAATGGTCTTAGGGCTGTAATTAGGAAGGATGATAATTTTTTGTATGGTATAGAATCTTCTGCTACTTTTGAAAATTTAAGTGATTTAGATTTTTTTATTTATCATTTCATTACAAATCTTGGTACCAAGCGAGGTCTTGATATATCTATTTTGAAACGTAGATTTATATATCATCAGGAGGATTTTTATAAATTTATTGATTACCTTTTAAGTTTAAATAAATCAGTTATTTTGAGTAATGATATTCTTTATTTGGAGCAATGTGAGAGGTTTAAATTGAATTTTTATTTGCGATTGATAGAAGAATATTTAATTGTTAATTCTTTTAAAGTGAGCTTTAAGTTTCTTTAA